CTTTATGGCGTATTCAAGAACCCTTTCGTTAAAAACCGGCAACACCCCCGGCATTCCCAGACAGACCGGATTCACCTGGGAGTTGGGGGGACTTCCGAATTTCGTCGAGGAAGAAGAAAATATCTTGGATTCAGTGGCAAGTTGTGCGTGTACTTCGAGACCGATTACCGCTTCGTACTCCATTGATCGTTCCTTTGGGAAAAATTTGATAAAGCAGCCGAGCGAAAATTATATATGTACTTGGCCAGCAGGCAACCTCTGGTCCGCGTATTTCTGTCTGGAACAGGGGATAGATCTAGCGGAAAGCCCCCTCAACGGATCAATCGTTTCTTTTTGACCTTTCGCCCCAAAAACTTTATTCTTTCTGCCCATGGAGGTGTATCCTCCTGTTGATTAGTTTGAGTGAATTCAAATCAATCGGATATGCCGCTTTTTTTTCAAACCCTCCGTACACCAGATTTGAATATAACTCAGAGGAGGACGTAAGATGAGGATTTTAGCAGTTTTAGCTGTTTCTTTAATGACATTGTTTACCTTTATGCCACTTCCCGCCCAAGCCGACGGCGACCAGAGCATAAAGGAGCAGATAGAGGACCTTAAGAAGCAGATAGAAAGGCTTGAGCAGCAGATGAACATGAAGGAGTACGAGGCCACGGTGAAAGATTCTAAGGCTTGGTACAACAAGATAAAGGTCAAGACCAAAAAAGGCGCGGGTCTTACTTTCCAGACCGCAGACAGCAACTACAAGCTCAGGATGCGCTTTTTTGGACAGTTTCTGGCCAACTACACAGATCCTGACGCTGACGAAGAGGGTTTCGGTTTCAGTGTAAGAAGCCTCTGGTTGATCTGGGACGGTAACGCTTTCGCTCCTTGGATGAAATACACGGTTCAGTATGATCTCGCAGGGGGCGGGCTAAAGGATATGAGGCTTTCGTTTGCCAAGAACAAGGCTTTTGTTCCCACGATAGGCCAGTACAAGGTTCCGTTTAGCAGAGAGTTTCTTACCTCAATTACCGCCCTGCAGCTTGTGGGAACCTCGATCATAGACGATTACTTTCGGTATGGCAGGGATATCGGTGGTGGTGTTTACGGTTTCCTCGGAGACGGTATGATTCGCTATGATGCGGGTGTTTTCCAAGGCGAAGGTGCGAACCAGAAAAACGACAAGGGTGATACCGGTATGCTCTGGGCAGGAAGGGTTCAGGCGGCCATTATCGGCGGAAAAGCCAGGAGTGTAAAAGAGAATTTTGCCAAGAGGCCAACGCTCATGGTTGCAGCCGCTGTTGCGGGTATAGATGTTGAG
The genomic region above belongs to Candidatus Dadabacteria bacterium and contains:
- a CDS encoding porin produces the protein MRILAVLAVSLMTLFTFMPLPAQADGDQSIKEQIEDLKKQIERLEQQMNMKEYEATVKDSKAWYNKIKVKTKKGAGLTFQTADSNYKLRMRFFGQFLANYTDPDADEEGFGFSVRSLWLIWDGNAFAPWMKYTVQYDLAGGGLKDMRLSFAKNKAFVPTIGQYKVPFSREFLTSITALQLVGTSIIDDYFRYGRDIGGGVYGFLGDGMIRYDAGVFQGEGANQKNDKGDTGMLWAGRVQAAIIGGKARSVKENFAKRPTLMVAAAVAGIDVEDGNDGNIGIPSGERALESGTVTSFTADINYRDPRFNLTGEYVGRWANPDEGGVDTAYDQGFRVQGGFFLLPKRIELASRYAMVIFDDSASVLGGNDLDNVWTFTQGLSYYLSGNHKWKVQLDYTFQREEDLAGAESDESIVRAQVQTYF